From a region of the Mercurialis annua linkage group LG1-X, ddMerAnnu1.2, whole genome shotgun sequence genome:
- the LOC126656614 gene encoding uncharacterized protein LOC126656614: MIAAKRLIQKAVNSHNHHLKVEVQRGSLKSTDLDLHISVHYGIPSTASLLAFDSIQRLLAIATLDGRIKIIGGDRIEAIFISKKQLPYKNIEFIQNRGYLISISNENDIEVWNLETRCLAHCLQWESNITAFSVISGSYLMYIGDEFGLTSTLKYDADDTKLLQLPYNIPSNHLNEAAGFPTTEHQPIVGVLPQPSSSGNRVLIAYENGIIILWDVSEARVLFVGGGKDLQLKDGNVDSQSEPHANIQDSTSYNQLEDKEISALCWASSNGSILAVGYVDGDILFWKTSTASSISSHQNESASSNVVKLQLSSGKRRLPVIVLHWSASNKSSSSSCDGQLFIYGGDEIGSEEVLTVLTLEWSSRTETLRCTGRADIALPGSFADMILIPSAWSTGGSHHRAALFVLTNPGQLRLYDEASLSVLLSQQEGEKSVSALECPAVVPMADPPMTFAKFTELPVAENSLNDLSVIALANEQDTLLGPAGGRKWPLTGGVPTHLSSAKTLSIGRMYIAGYQDGSVRLWNASYPVLSPICIIEGKVEGVDAAGFCAPVSNLDFCSLTLHLAVGNEHGLVRVYNLSGSSIEKCLHFVTEDKNKIHNLPEGKGPQCSAIFSFLASPIHVLHFTKTGAKLAVGFECGRVAVLDMSSLSILFLTDSVCSPSSSVISVTWAKYENIASLVKSPKHSETNILKNPANEVIYFLTKDGVLNIVDGSTGGMISSRPWNLKKKSIAISMYVIDDHTLDSSSSSGKHMETKQDATTSSGEPMDTAVSTGINSKSSEHHSSSGVSLASGRLMDSLLLVCFEDSVRLHSAKNVIQGNKKYISKVKHASPCCWTSIIKKNDRVCGLIFLFQTGVIEIRSFPDFELMKDSSLKSILRWNFKSNMEKMMSSDNEQMVLANGCELAFISLLSGESGLRIQESFPCLHDKVLAAAADAAISFSSSQKKKQGIKPGILGGFVKGFKSGKTEQDVDFTPTAQFNFSHLEAIFSKSLFPDLPPTLTDGQEVLNIDDIEIDEFPIDTTTSLSHEVKKVKDKSTEREQLLGKADDMQPRHRTPEEIYAHYRLAGDASAIAAHARNKLVERQEKLERISRRTEELQNGAEDFASMANELVKVMENRKWWQI; encoded by the exons GTATGGAATCTGGAGACTAGATGCCTAGCACATTGCTTACAATGGGAATCAAATATAACTGCATTCTCTGTAATCAGTGGCTCCTACCTCAT GTATATTGGAGATGAATTTGGTTTGACGTCTACTCTGAAGTATGATGCTGATGATACCAAGCTTTTACAGCTGCCATATAACATACCGTCAAACCATTTAAATG AAGCGGCTGGATTTCCAACAACTGAGCACCAACCTATTGTGGGTGTTCTTCCTCAACCCTCTTCCTCTGGAAATAG AGTGCTGATTGCATATGAAAATGGAATTATAATTCTTTGGGATGTTTCTGAAGCTCGGGTACTTTTTGTTGGAGGTGGCAAGGATCTCCAGTTGAAGGATGGAAATGTTGACTCTCAGAGTGAACCACATGCTAATATTCAAGACAGCACCTCTTACAATCAACTGGAAGACAAAGAGATAAGTGCTTTATGCTGGGCATCTTCCAATGGGTCCATTCTTGCTGTTGGATATGTAGATGGTGACATCTTGTTTTGGAAAACATCAACTGCTTCCTCAATTAGTAGTCACCAAAATGAATCTGCTAGCAGCAATGTTGTTAAGTTGCAATTATCATCTGGTAAGAGGAGACTACCTGTTATTGTCTTACACTGGTCTGCCAGCAATAAATCCAGTAGTAGTAGTTGTGACGGTCAACTATTTATCTATGGTGGTGATGAAATAGGATCTGAAGAAGTCCTAACG GTTTTGACGCTAGAATGGTCATCTAGGACGGAGACATTAAGATGTACCGGTCGTGCTGATATCGCACTCCCTGGCTCTTTTGCTGACATGATTTTGATACCAAGTGCTTGGTCGACAGGGGGTAGTCATCACAGAGCTGCTCTTTTTGTATTGACAAATCCTGGACAACTGCGTCTTTATGATGAAGCTAGCTTATCTGTTTTATTATCTCAGCAAGAGGGGGAGAAATCTGTCTCTGCTTTGGAGTGTCCTGCAGTGGTGCCTATGGCTGATCCACCCATGACTTTTGCAAAATTCACTGAGTTGCCTGTGGCTGAAAACTCATTAAACGATCTATCTGTG ATTGCCCTAGCCAATGAACAAGACACCTTGCTTGGCCCAGCTGGTGGTAGAAAGTGGCCCTTGACTGGGGGTGTACCTACTCATTTGTCTTCAGCAAAAACACTTAGTATTGGAAGGATGTACATAGCAGGTTATCAAGATGGATCTGTTCGGTTGTGGAATGCCTCATATCCTGTCCTATCTCCTATTTGCATCATAGAAGGCAAG GTGGAAGGTGTCGATGCTGCTGGCTTTTGTGCTCCAGTATCAAATCTGGACTTCTGCTCTCTCACCTTACATTTGGCAGTTGGCAATGAACATGGGCTG GTTCGTGTTTATAACCTCAGTGGTAGCTCAATTGAGAAGTGTTTGCACTTTGTGACGGAGGATAAAAACAAAA TTCACAATCTGCCTGAAGGGAAAGGACCTCAGTGTAGTgccattttttcatttcttgcATCCCCAATTCATGTGCTACATTTCACAAAGACTGGAGCCAAACTTGCTGTAGGTTTTGAATGTGGCCGG GTGGCAGTTCTTGACATGAGCTCGTTATCAATTCTGTTCCTTACAGACAGTGTTTGTAGCCCTAGTTCTTCAGTCATTTCGGTGACATGGGCAAAATATGAAAACATTGCTAGCCTTGTAAAAAGCCCAAAGCATTCAGAAACTAATATTTTGAAGAACCCTGCAAATGAagttatttatttcttaaccaAGGATGGGGTTCTTAACATTGTTGATGGTAGTACTGGTGGCATGATTAGCTCTCGTCCCTGGAACCTGAAAAAGAAATCAATTGCTATTTCCATGTATGTTATAG ACGACCATACTCTAGACTCTAGCTCAAGTAGTGGCAAGCATATGGAGACTAAACAGGATGCAACTACAAGTAGTGGTGAGCCCATGGATACAGCTGTTTCAACAGGCATTAACTCAAAAAGTAGCGAACATCATTCCTCTTCAGGTGTCTCACTTGCATCAGGAAGATTAATGGATTCACTtcttttagtttgttttgaGGATTCAGTGCGCTTGCACTCTGCTAAGAATGTGATTCAG GGAAACAAAAAATACATTTCTAAAGTGAAACATGCAAGCCCTTGCTGTTGGACATCCATAATTAAGAAAAATGACAGAGTTTGTGGACTGATCTTTCTGTTTCAGACTGGAGTAATTGAAATCAG ATCCTTTCCAGATTTTGAACTGATGAAAGATAGCTCCTTAAAGTCTATTCTTAGGTGGAACTTCAAATCAAACATGGAGAAGATGATGAGTTCTGACAATGAGCAGATGGTATTG GCAAATGGGTGTGAGTTGGCTTTTATCTCTCTACTATCTGGCGAAAGTGGTTTGAG GATTCAAGAGTCTTTTCCATGTCTTCATGATAAGGTCCTTGCTGCTGCTGCAGATGCCGCCATTAGTTTTTCATCAAGTCAGAAGAAAAAACAG GGTATTAAACCTGGGATTTTAGGTGGTTTTGTCAAAGGCTTTAAGTCTGGAAAAACAGAGCAGGATGTGGATTTCACACCAACAGCTCAGTTTAATTTTAGTCACCTAGAGGCCATTTTCTCAAAGTCTCTGTTCCCAGATTTACCACCAACACTCACAGATGGCCAGGAAGTCCTTAACATAG ATGATATCGAGATAGATGAATTCCCTATAGACACAACTACTTCTTTATCACATGAAGTGAAAAAAGTGAAAG ATAAGAGTACAGAAAGGGAACAGTTATTGGGAAAGGCTGACGACATGCAACCCCGACATAGGACACCTGAAGAAATTTATGCTCATTATAGATTAGCTGGG GATGCTTCAGCAATTGCTGCACATGCTAGAAATAAGCTTGTGGAAAGGCAGGAAAAACTGGAG AGAATTAGCAGGCGCACTGAAGAGCTGCAAAATGGAGCTGAAGACTTTGCATCAATGGCAAATGAGCTTGTGAAAGTTATGGAGAATCGAAAATGGTGGCAAATATGA
- the LOC126678865 gene encoding selT-like protein: protein MDKSQILLLGLPIFLFVSDILNLFTVPPPPPSKPHHHHVPSPPTNKIINQFQPNPTHLPQQHQPLQFPSQKSSNVLGDGISIGLGSTVSIDFCASCSYKGMAVTMKNMLETQFPGINIVLANYPPPLPKRVLSKIVPVVQFGVIGIITAGEHIFPRLGFAVPPPWYYSLRANRFGSIASTWLFGNFIQSFLQSSGAFEVYCNGVLVFSKLAENRFPGEIELKDLVGQKLASARMVHGDAGGW, encoded by the exons ATGGATAAATCCCAAATACTGCTATTAGGGTTACCCATCTTCCTATTCGTCTCAGACATTTTAAATCTCTTCACAGTTCCACCACCACCTCCCTCAAAACCCCATCATCACCATGTTCCTAGCCCCCCCACCAACAAAATCATCAATCAATTCCAACCCAATCCCACTCATCTTCCCCAACAACACCAACCCCTTCAATTCCCATCTCAG AAATCATCGAATGTGTTAGGAGATGGTATCAGTATCGGCCTTGGGAGCACTGTTAGCATCGACTTCTGTGCTTCTTGTTCTTACAA AGGAATGGCTGTGACAATGAAAAACATGCTAGAAACACAATTTCCTGGGATTAATATCGTTTTGGCAAACTATCCTCCTCCCCTTCCGAAGCGTGTACTGAGCAAAATTGTTCCCGTTGTTCAATTCGGAGTCATAGGAATTATAACTGCAGGTGAACATATTTTTCCACGGCTAGGATTTGCAGTTCCACCTCCTTGGTACTACTCTTTACGCGCAAACAGATTTGGAAGTATAGCAAGCACTTGGCTCTTTGGGAACTTCATCCAATCCTTCCTCCAGAGTTCTGGCGCTTTTGAAGTATATTGCAATGGTGTATTG GTTTTCTCCAAGCTGGCAGAAAATAGGTTCCCGGGTGAAATTGAGTTGAAGGATCTCGTTGGGCAAAAACTTGCTAGTGCAAGGATGGTTCATGGCGATGCAGGTGGCTGGTGA
- the LOC126664767 gene encoding omega-3 fatty acid desaturase, chloroplastic-like, whose protein sequence is MASWALTQPPKFSRPRPGSISNGTSFSGPRFLHTSKTPTDLKKAIFISRERPCWEIKVSAPYKAASIEDEEEKNGEFDPGSPPPFKLSDIRDAIPKHCWVKNPWRSMSYVVRDVAVVFGLAAAAAYLNNWIVWPLYWAAQGTMFWALFVLGHDCGHGSFSNNHKLNSVVGHLLHSSILVPYHGWRISHRTHHQNHGHVENDESWHPLSEKLFRNLDGMTKKLRFALPFPMLAYPFYLWSRSPGKTGSHFHPESDLFTPNERKDVITSTVCWTTMLALLVGLSFVMGPVQVLKLYGVPYWGFVMWLDFVTYLHHHGHEDKLPWYRGKEWSYLRGGLTTLDRDYGWINNIHHDIGTHVIHHLFPQIPHYHLIEATEAAKPVLGKYYREPEKSEPLPLHLIGDLIRSLRTDHYVSDTGDIVYYQTEAQLSGTPSE, encoded by the exons ATGGCGAGTTGGGCACTCACTCAACCTCCTAAATTCTCAAGACCCAGACCCGGTTCCATCTCTAATGGCACCAGTTTCTCAGGGCCAAGATTTTTACACACAAGCAAGACCCCTACAGATCTCAAAAAAGCAATTTTTATCAGCAGAGAGAGACCATGTTGGGAAATTAAAGTGAGTGCTCCATATAAAGCTGCTTCAATTGAAGACGAGGAAGAAAAAAATGGTGAATTTGACCCTGGTTCACCACCTCCATTCAAATTATCTGATATTAGAGATGCTATTCCCAAGCATTGCTGGGTTAAGAATCCATGGAGGTCGATGAGTTATGTCGTTAGAGATGTTGCTGTCGTTTTTGGTTtggctgctgctgctgcttatCTTAATAACTGGATTGTTTGGCCTTTGTATTGGGCTGCTCAAGGAACCATGTTTTGGGCTCTTTTTGTTCTTGGTCACGATTG TGGACATGGAAGCTTTTCAAATAATCATAAGTTGAATAGTGTTGTTGGTCATCTTCTTCATTCTTCAATTCTTGTTCCTTATCATGGATG GAGAATTAGTCATAGGACTCATCATCAAAATCATGGACATGTTGAGAATGATGAATCATGGCACCCA TTGTCtgagaaattatttagaaatttGGATGGAATGACGAAGAAATTGCGTTTCGCATTACCTTTCCCAATGCTTGCATACCCTTTCTATCTT TGGAGCAGAAGTCCCGGAAAAACGGGTTCTCACTTCCACCCGGAGAGTGATTTGTTCACACCAAATGAGAGGAAGGATGTGATCACGTCTACCGTCTGCTGGACAACCATGCTGGCTTTGCTTGTTGGATTATCTTTTGTAATGGGTCCAGTTCAAGTGCTTAAGCTCTATGGGGTCCCATACTGG GGGTTTGTCATGTGGCTGGACTTCGTGACTTACTTGCATCACCATGGTCATGAGGATAAACTTCCTTGGTATCGTGGAAAA GAGTGGAGTTATTTGCGAGGAGGGTTGACGACACTTGATCGTGACTATGGCTGGATTAATAACATCCATCATGACATTGGCACGCACGTTATCCACCACCTCTTTCCTCAAATCCCGCATTATCACTTAATAGAAGCG ACTGAAGCAGCTAAGCCTGTGCTGGGAAAGTACTACCGGGAGCCAGAAAAATCCGAGCCTTTACCTTTGCATCTAATTGGAGATCTGATAAGAAGCTTGAGGACCGACCACTATGTTAGCGACACTGGTGATATTGTGTACTACCAGACTGAGGCTCAACTGAGCGGCACACCATCAGAGTAA